The following proteins are encoded in a genomic region of Oscillospiraceae bacterium:
- a CDS encoding glycine--tRNA ligase — translation MNNSEKTMDKIVALCKGRGFVYAGSEIYGGLSNTWDYGPLGVELKNNIKNAWWKKFVSRSEYNVGLDSAILMNPEVWVATGHVGGFSDPLIDCKACKTRHRADKLIEDTGVIPAGWDDKQIMDYIREHKIACPSCGACDFTDIRKFNLMFKTFQGVTEDSKSEIYLRPETAQGIFVNFANIARTCRKKLPFGVGQIGKSFRNEITPGNFIFRVREFEQMELEFFCKPGTDLDWFTYWRAFCRDWLLAIGLKIENLRLRDHDPKELCFYSKATTDIEFLYPFGWGELWGIADRTDYDLSRHSEHSGKTLEYFDPETNEKVVPYVIEPSLGVERTFLAVVCDAYDEETDEKGETRVVMRLAPALAPFKAAVLPLSKKLAEPAGKIFDDLRDEFNCDYDDAGSIGKRYRRQDEIGTPVCVTYDFESETDGCVTVRDRDTMAQKRIPIAELARYIHEQIKF, via the coding sequence ATGAACAACTCGGAAAAGACCATGGATAAAATCGTCGCCCTGTGCAAGGGACGCGGTTTTGTCTACGCGGGCTCGGAGATTTACGGCGGGCTTTCGAACACCTGGGACTACGGCCCTCTCGGCGTCGAGCTGAAAAACAACATCAAAAACGCCTGGTGGAAGAAATTTGTCAGCCGCAGCGAATATAACGTCGGTTTGGACAGCGCGATTTTGATGAATCCGGAGGTGTGGGTCGCGACCGGCCATGTCGGCGGCTTCTCCGATCCGCTCATCGACTGCAAGGCCTGCAAGACCCGCCACCGTGCCGATAAATTGATCGAGGATACCGGCGTCATTCCCGCGGGCTGGGACGACAAACAGATCATGGACTACATCCGCGAACATAAAATCGCCTGCCCTTCCTGCGGCGCATGCGATTTCACCGACATCCGCAAGTTTAATTTGATGTTCAAAACCTTTCAGGGCGTCACCGAAGACAGCAAGAGCGAGATTTATTTGCGCCCCGAGACCGCGCAGGGCATCTTCGTCAATTTCGCCAATATCGCCAGAACCTGCCGCAAAAAGCTGCCGTTCGGCGTCGGACAGATCGGAAAATCGTTCCGCAACGAGATCACGCCGGGCAACTTCATTTTCCGCGTGCGTGAATTCGAGCAGATGGAACTCGAATTTTTCTGCAAACCGGGCACCGATCTCGACTGGTTCACGTACTGGCGGGCATTTTGCCGCGACTGGCTGCTTGCCATCGGTCTGAAAATCGAGAATCTGCGTCTGCGCGACCACGATCCGAAGGAACTCTGCTTCTATTCCAAGGCGACCACCGATATCGAGTTTTTATATCCGTTCGGCTGGGGCGAACTCTGGGGTATCGCCGACCGCACCGATTATGATTTATCACGCCATTCCGAACACAGCGGAAAGACGCTCGAATACTTCGACCCCGAGACCAACGAAAAAGTCGTGCCTTATGTCATCGAGCCGTCGCTCGGTGTCGAGCGCACCTTCCTTGCGGTGGTGTGCGACGCCTATGACGAGGAGACCGACGAGAAGGGCGAGACCCGTGTGGTCATGCGGCTCGCGCCCGCGCTCGCGCCGTTCAAAGCAGCCGTCTTGCCGCTTTCAAAGAAACTGGCAGAGCCCGCAGGAAAGATTTTCGACGACCTGCGCGACGAGTTCAACTGCGATTACGACGACGCCGGCTCCATCGGCAAGCGCTACCGCCGTCAGGACGAGATCGGCACTCCGGTCTGCGTGACTTATGATTTCGAGAGTGAGACCGACGGCTGCGTGACCGTCCGTGACCGCGACACGATGGCGCAGAAGAGAATTCCGATTGCGGAATTAGCGAGATATATTCACGAGCAGATTAAGTTTTGA
- a CDS encoding manganese efflux pump MntP family protein, whose translation MRYWEILILALGLAMDAFAVSVLNGLTAKPSVKQNFAMAGSYGVAQMVFPLIGLLLGTAFYNLISGIDHWIAFALLSALGVKMLVDARKNPDACEVRLSAKIIFIQAVATAIDALAVGIGLAAMTDNILLTVATIGVVTFLLSLAGAFGGKLLGKRICRGARILGGLILVAIGAKIFIEHLFL comes from the coding sequence TTGCGTTATTGGGAAATACTCATTTTGGCCCTCGGCCTTGCGATGGATGCTTTTGCGGTCTCTGTTCTGAACGGTCTGACCGCGAAGCCGTCGGTGAAACAGAATTTTGCAATGGCGGGTTCTTACGGCGTGGCTCAGATGGTCTTTCCTTTGATCGGGCTTCTGCTCGGAACGGCGTTTTATAATCTCATCAGCGGCATCGACCATTGGATCGCATTTGCGCTGCTTTCAGCGCTCGGCGTCAAAATGCTCGTTGACGCAAGGAAAAACCCGGACGCCTGCGAAGTCAGGCTATCGGCTAAAATCATTTTCATTCAGGCGGTTGCGACGGCGATTGATGCGTTGGCTGTAGGTATCGGCCTTGCAGCGATGACAGATAATATCCTATTGACCGTGGCGACCATCGGCGTCGTGACCTTTTTGCTCTCACTCGCGGGCGCGTTCGGCGGCAAGCTGCTCGGAAAACGCATCTGCCGCGGCGCCCGAATCCTCGGCGGCCTGATTTTAGTCGCAATCGGCGCCAAAATCTTCATTGAACACCTGTTTCTTTGA